In a single window of the Flavobacterium sp. W4I14 genome:
- a CDS encoding hypothetical protein (product_source=Hypo-rule applied; superfamily=81321; transmembrane_helix_parts=Inside_1_16,TMhelix_17_39,Outside_40_48,TMhelix_49_68,Inside_69_72), with protein MSAFSNYSSLPKETKRWIWIGYLAYLVYMGFFGGFDLIIEKIIPTGNDVLQILAFLTLYWIAALLILWATDN; from the coding sequence ATGTCTGCATTCTCAAACTATTCTTCATTACCCAAAGAAACCAAAAGGTGGATTTGGATTGGCTACTTAGCTTACTTAGTATACATGGGCTTCTTTGGGGGATTTGATCTAATCATAGAAAAAATTATTCCAACAGGAAACGATGTTTTACAAATTCTTGCATTCCTTACATTATATTGGATTGCTGCCCTACTAATATTATGGGCTACAGACAATTAA
- a CDS encoding hypothetical protein (product_source=Hypo-rule applied): protein MKSPILIVLATCLFLFSCKRSQPNGKYLVYSGQTSNYVSNPYYDEQSSRKIKDELIGKEFNIAFKDEIVIIDGFDNKKIVLNADQAYNKINPNIQLYSSGSVSKGYHNMVSLFTGTKENSTDLKIRMRRSHDNDFRDTSLVTDNDRKFIELSFDLKNLNN, encoded by the coding sequence ATGAAATCTCCAATCTTAATTGTTCTTGCGACCTGCTTATTTCTATTTTCTTGCAAAAGAAGCCAACCAAATGGCAAATACCTAGTTTACTCGGGGCAAACCAGTAATTATGTTTCTAACCCATATTATGATGAACAATCTTCTCGTAAAATAAAAGATGAATTAATTGGCAAAGAATTTAATATTGCCTTTAAAGATGAAATCGTGATAATCGATGGATTTGATAACAAAAAAATTGTTCTTAATGCAGACCAAGCCTATAATAAGATTAACCCTAATATACAGCTCTATAGTTCTGGATCAGTATCTAAAGGTTACCATAATATGGTGTCACTTTTCACAGGTACTAAAGAAAATTCTACCGATTTGAAAATACGCATGAGAAGAAGCCATGATAATGATTTTAGAGATACATCATTGGTAACTGACAATGATCGAAAATTTATTGAACTATCATTTGACCTTAAAAATCTAAATAATTAA
- a CDS encoding hypothetical protein (product_source=Hypo-rule applied; cath_funfam=3.20.20.190), with translation MKTKTRTETKTKLVLVNADLQQNNDLVEQAYTAITNVASDLLKKFELSKYRTYISVEHCKDPQNTNLVREYICFFWNITLSNSKEGKSYIFISIDESGIEKFGSGLTNLLLRSAFKITESLEGQHSIEYSMRVNYMPMDIHNFFYRRIVEGETDFVSLFTVEHLKS, from the coding sequence ATGAAAACGAAAACACGTACAGAAACTAAAACGAAATTAGTTTTGGTAAACGCTGATCTACAACAGAACAATGATTTAGTTGAACAGGCTTATACGGCAATTACCAATGTTGCATCTGATTTATTAAAGAAATTTGAACTCTCCAAATACAGAACTTATATTTCTGTTGAGCATTGCAAAGACCCACAGAATACCAATTTGGTAAGAGAATATATCTGCTTCTTTTGGAACATTACCCTTAGTAATAGTAAAGAGGGCAAATCTTACATCTTTATCTCGATTGATGAAAGTGGAATTGAAAAATTCGGCAGCGGATTAACCAATTTGTTATTAAGAAGTGCTTTTAAGATCACTGAATCGTTAGAAGGGCAACATAGCATTGAATATTCAATGAGGGTTAATTACATGCCAATGGACATTCATAACTTCTTTTACAGGAGGATTGTAGAGGGAGAAACAGATTTTGTAAGCCTATTTACTGTGGAGCATTTAAAATCTTAA
- a CDS encoding hypothetical protein (product_source=Hypo-rule applied; smart=SM00120), protein MVCNQLFYFFNACYFYVFLDFGHKKTTISGRGGLIYGSFNFANIFQAILL, encoded by the coding sequence ATGGTGTGTAATCAATTATTTTACTTTTTTAATGCATGTTATTTCTATGTATTTCTAGATTTTGGGCATAAAAAAACCACGATTTCTGGTCGTGGTGGTTTAATTTATGGCAGTTTTAATTTTGCCAATATCTTTCAGGCTATACTGTTATAA
- a CDS encoding hypothetical protein (product_source=Hypo-rule applied; superfamily=52540), with the protein MANLPIKEFHFGSDIRYLSDLKPFKTNGLLTNYIYFKILPGFGATRKEIETPRHSIILEPLVEVIVGKKLKHPNILAVYKKTKLKEIRDYLNDDSIKVKKVMVTPESYTRVKHVIESLNNKFDLYKDFFMLFDECERLITDKDYRGKIVLPMNDFFKFKNKALISATAILPSDKRFAENGFKIGKFIPDFDYKQSLNLIKTNNIVNTLKMILGKMKERPIFIFLNSTLTIHSVIKLCGLEENSKVFCSEDSRLILEDLGFNNTSSTLEGFARYNFFTCRFFSGLDIDLDFKPDVIMITDVNNATHSIIDPITEAIQITGRFRKAEGSNEIITTNSISHITNFKPTIKFRTVEDTQQYLNGLQKAYIEKRGELEEAECKEINNPMDEANLDSLKKGLSALPFNEFMFLNGEIDYYMVDNFIHKQRVKNYYINSKNLRQAYDDSNYFNVKEHTFDSIISDEENIKLSLAKTKIEQTKRVADMLLKLSTRDNRHLKFNFTANHSSEIENLRTQYPEIANAFFTLGYKKMEERGFKFHKINQKVDKAENDKLKLTKPVFDKVQGVFLVGKFYTEEVIKTELSKIYLQLGISGKAFPRHLKTYFKISDRTQRGKQGHGHEIIEELKH; encoded by the coding sequence ATGGCAAATTTACCAATTAAGGAATTTCACTTTGGAAGCGACATTCGTTACCTAAGCGATCTTAAACCATTTAAAACAAATGGTTTACTAACTAATTATATATATTTTAAAATCCTTCCAGGATTTGGAGCAACACGAAAAGAAATAGAAACACCAAGACATTCTATAATCCTTGAACCCCTTGTAGAAGTGATAGTAGGGAAAAAGCTGAAGCATCCGAACATACTTGCAGTATATAAGAAAACTAAGTTAAAAGAAATAAGAGATTATCTCAATGATGATAGTATCAAGGTAAAGAAAGTTATGGTTACTCCCGAAAGCTACACTAGAGTTAAACATGTTATTGAATCTCTTAATAACAAATTTGATTTATACAAAGATTTTTTCATGCTTTTTGATGAATGCGAAAGGTTAATAACAGATAAAGACTATAGAGGAAAGATCGTCTTACCAATGAACGATTTTTTTAAATTCAAAAATAAGGCTCTGATATCTGCTACAGCCATTTTACCATCTGATAAGAGATTCGCTGAAAACGGGTTTAAAATCGGAAAGTTTATACCAGATTTCGATTATAAGCAAAGCCTTAATCTTATAAAAACCAACAACATTGTCAATACTCTAAAAATGATTTTGGGTAAAATGAAAGAGCGACCAATATTTATTTTTTTAAACTCCACATTAACCATTCATTCAGTGATAAAATTATGCGGACTGGAAGAGAATTCAAAAGTTTTTTGTTCCGAAGACAGTAGACTAATACTGGAAGATCTGGGCTTTAATAATACATCCAGCACATTGGAAGGATTTGCGAGATACAATTTCTTTACTTGTCGATTTTTTTCAGGATTAGACATTGATTTAGATTTCAAACCTGATGTTATAATGATTACCGATGTTAATAACGCCACCCATTCTATTATAGACCCAATAACGGAAGCGATTCAGATAACAGGTAGGTTTAGAAAAGCTGAAGGCAGTAATGAGATTATTACAACAAACTCTATTTCACATATCACCAATTTTAAACCGACAATAAAATTTAGAACAGTTGAGGATACACAGCAATATTTAAATGGGTTACAAAAAGCTTACATAGAAAAACGTGGAGAATTGGAAGAGGCTGAGTGTAAAGAAATAAATAATCCCATGGATGAAGCTAATTTGGATTCTTTAAAAAAAGGTCTCTCAGCACTTCCATTTAATGAGTTTATGTTTTTAAATGGTGAAATAGACTATTACATGGTCGATAATTTCATTCACAAACAACGGGTAAAAAACTATTATATTAATTCTAAAAACTTACGACAAGCATACGATGATAGTAACTATTTTAACGTTAAAGAGCATACTTTTGATAGTATTATTTCTGATGAAGAAAATATCAAGCTTAGCCTCGCAAAGACTAAAATAGAACAGACTAAACGGGTGGCAGATATGCTATTAAAATTGTCTACACGGGATAACAGGCATTTGAAATTTAATTTTACTGCGAATCATAGCAGTGAAATTGAGAATCTCAGGACTCAATATCCCGAAATAGCTAATGCTTTTTTTACTTTGGGTTATAAAAAAATGGAAGAGCGTGGATTTAAATTCCATAAGATTAATCAGAAAGTTGATAAGGCAGAAAACGACAAATTAAAGTTGACTAAGCCTGTTTTTGACAAAGTACAGGGGGTATTTTTAGTTGGAAAGTTTTATACCGAAGAAGTAATTAAAACTGAGCTTTCTAAAATTTACCTCCAACTTGGGATTTCTGGTAAAGCATTTCCACGTCACCTAAAAACTTATTTTAAAATATCGGACAGAACTCAAAGGGGTAAACAAGGTCATGGTCACGAAATTATTGAAGAACTTAAACACTAA
- a CDS encoding hypothetical protein (product_source=Hypo-rule applied), which produces MNTDFFSVDTKSAQASTELVITSSNFFVSENNKNGYGTPSEFIDYSSDMPINARPQFAGFMEELKKGTKMDYSIFVKRDRGGKEYIYPKFFYARGIKGYKIMKSDAILRLIDDYVTGKITVAVSAQDLAKVAMNG; this is translated from the coding sequence ATGAACACAGATTTTTTTAGCGTTGACACAAAGTCCGCACAAGCTTCAACAGAATTGGTTATTACTAGTTCAAACTTTTTCGTATCTGAAAACAATAAAAATGGATACGGAACACCTTCAGAATTCATCGATTACTCCAGTGACATGCCAATTAATGCAAGACCACAGTTTGCTGGATTTATGGAAGAATTGAAAAAAGGAACCAAGATGGATTATTCGATTTTTGTTAAGCGTGACCGTGGTGGAAAGGAATACATTTATCCTAAATTCTTTTATGCCAGAGGAATTAAAGGATATAAAATCATGAAGAGCGATGCAATCCTCCGTTTGATTGATGATTATGTGACTGGGAAAATTACAGTTGCAGTATCTGCACAGGATTTAGCAAAGGTTGCAATGAATGGGTAA
- a CDS encoding hypothetical protein (product_source=Hypo-rule applied) gives MHEIRIHPDFKKLKDYFPDTTYEKVEHIRKHGLIIRLNNNDEENPYKQREKYQIDLDYTTENQFSAVCNGLKDGVNFKHYSYAQESLDEVLLLALLGNERLWYDYNLYYDFYEDDMKAKEIATFLLHCKNLKHAKLSQLVLKENIGTKNNPKTKSTGIKDAEISSWIYNLIYDAVASANFPLGALGERIFSHFKIDINGSTRDISIEDLEKTANISLKNPNIRIKNLMVCLCRDMLPFLKNYTILTSKANVKLTNDQANFFYDLLSVLGHIPVRKSGILDRDYMHTLFKNY, from the coding sequence ATGCACGAAATCAGAATACATCCAGACTTCAAAAAACTAAAAGACTACTTCCCAGACACAACATATGAGAAAGTTGAACATATACGAAAGCATGGCCTCATAATTAGATTAAATAATAATGATGAGGAGAATCCCTATAAACAAAGAGAGAAATATCAGATCGATTTAGATTACACTACAGAGAATCAGTTTTCAGCGGTTTGCAATGGTCTGAAAGACGGTGTTAATTTCAAGCATTATAGCTATGCGCAAGAAAGTTTAGATGAAGTTTTATTACTTGCTCTGTTAGGTAATGAGCGTTTATGGTATGATTATAATTTGTACTATGATTTTTATGAGGACGATATGAAAGCAAAAGAGATTGCAACATTTCTACTTCACTGTAAAAATCTAAAACACGCCAAGCTGTCACAATTAGTACTAAAAGAGAATATTGGTACAAAAAATAATCCTAAAACTAAAAGCACAGGAATCAAGGACGCAGAAATTTCTTCGTGGATCTATAATCTTATATATGATGCCGTCGCATCTGCTAATTTCCCTTTAGGTGCTTTGGGAGAGCGAATCTTTTCACATTTCAAAATTGATATAAATGGTAGCACCAGAGATATTAGTATCGAAGATTTGGAGAAAACAGCGAATATTAGCTTGAAGAATCCCAATATCAGAATAAAGAACTTAATGGTGTGTTTATGCCGTGATATGTTACCCTTTTTGAAAAATTATACAATACTTACAAGTAAGGCAAATGTTAAGCTCACAAATGATCAAGCGAATTTCTTTTATGACTTACTTTCTGTACTAGGACATATACCTGTCAGGAAATCCGGAATACTTGACAGAGATTATATGCATACGCTTTTTAAAAACTATTAA
- a CDS encoding integrase (product_source=COG0582; cath_funfam=1.10.150.130,1.10.443.10; cog=COG0582; pfam=PF00589; superfamily=56349), protein MVATNRNLMRQPKQSQLIHTWGDYEFYLNTPKELTGGNKPFVYFYQLNPKTNKSERIRRYIPKFDGNKKKIAQSAKQIIDELLALLKSGWNPITNLQIEKEINYSSNLIECLDFWIKKREDAHANKAIGFSALKNNKILVMHYKSYLETSKNPVLKIQNITKVHIKEFLDQKAFERNWGKVTYNTYLVDLGTFFNYLIDMRIIKENPCSNVTKKNTRWDSSRFKVFEKDELLEISKILNSDKHFLGLNVATKLLFKYNIRPIEITRLQIKDINFEKDLLIIPSNKTKNGNEATFQLDKETKTLLSEMTTGLNRDYFVFGGWNKPTPTQVCSEFFGQNWRALRKKYNLSPHLKLYALKHTSNYYDIENGASYEEIRQRNRHSNLQVTTLYIKERLFKNIIKSSNSGLF, encoded by the coding sequence ATGGTGGCGACAAATCGCAACTTAATGAGGCAACCTAAACAATCACAATTAATCCATACTTGGGGAGATTATGAATTTTATTTAAACACCCCAAAAGAATTAACTGGTGGTAATAAACCATTTGTTTATTTCTATCAATTGAATCCCAAAACTAATAAATCTGAAAGAATTCGCAGGTACATTCCGAAATTTGATGGTAACAAAAAGAAAATAGCTCAATCCGCTAAGCAAATTATTGATGAGCTACTTGCCCTCTTAAAAAGTGGGTGGAATCCTATTACTAATCTTCAAATAGAAAAAGAGATCAATTACAGCTCTAACCTGATTGAGTGTTTAGATTTCTGGATAAAAAAACGAGAAGATGCGCATGCGAATAAGGCAATAGGGTTCAGTGCTTTAAAGAATAATAAAATTCTAGTTATGCATTACAAATCATATTTAGAAACATCTAAAAACCCAGTGTTGAAGATTCAAAATATTACAAAAGTGCATATAAAGGAATTTCTAGATCAGAAAGCTTTTGAAAGAAACTGGGGCAAAGTGACTTACAATACCTATTTGGTGGATTTAGGGACATTCTTTAATTACCTCATAGATATGCGGATTATCAAAGAAAATCCCTGTTCAAATGTTACAAAGAAAAATACTAGATGGGATTCCAGTAGATTCAAGGTCTTTGAAAAGGATGAGCTATTGGAAATTTCAAAAATATTAAATTCAGATAAGCACTTTTTAGGCTTAAATGTGGCAACAAAATTATTATTCAAATACAATATCCGACCAATAGAAATAACAAGGTTACAAATCAAAGATATTAATTTCGAAAAAGATCTCTTGATTATACCAAGTAATAAAACAAAGAATGGAAATGAAGCTACATTTCAACTGGACAAGGAAACCAAAACTTTACTAAGTGAGATGACCACAGGCCTAAATAGAGATTATTTTGTGTTTGGTGGTTGGAACAAACCAACCCCTACCCAAGTTTGCAGTGAATTCTTTGGTCAAAACTGGCGAGCATTACGTAAAAAATATAATTTGTCACCACACCTTAAACTCTATGCTTTAAAGCATACATCAAATTACTATGATATTGAGAACGGAGCAAGTTATGAAGAAATCAGGCAAAGAAATCGGCACTCCAATTTACAAGTGACCACTCTATATATTAAAGAAAGACTATTTAAAAATATTATCAAATCTTCAAATAGTGGACTATTTTAG
- a CDS encoding putative RNA-binding protein with PUA-like domain (product_source=COG2947; cath_funfam=3.10.590.10; cog=COG2947; pfam=PF01878; superfamily=88697), whose amino-acid sequence MNHWLVKSEPFKYSWEKFNQDGRTFWDGVRNYQARNNLKAMQEGDLVLFYHSNEGKNVVGIAKVVREFYQDPTTDDANWVVVDLSPVESLKNPVSLEQIKAEPSLVDISLVRQGRLSVMPLKAEEFDKILEMGA is encoded by the coding sequence ATGAATCATTGGTTAGTAAAATCAGAGCCTTTTAAATACAGTTGGGAAAAATTTAATCAGGATGGCCGTACCTTTTGGGATGGTGTTCGTAATTATCAGGCCAGAAATAACCTAAAAGCCATGCAAGAAGGAGATTTGGTACTTTTTTATCACAGTAACGAAGGTAAAAATGTAGTGGGTATTGCCAAAGTGGTTAGGGAGTTTTATCAAGATCCAACTACCGATGATGCCAACTGGGTAGTGGTTGATTTATCCCCTGTAGAAAGCCTGAAAAATCCGGTTTCGCTAGAGCAGATCAAAGCTGAGCCAAGTTTGGTTGATATTTCATTAGTGCGCCAGGGTCGTTTATCGGTAATGCCATTAAAAGCAGAAGAATTTGATAAGATTTTAGAAATGGGGGCTTAG
- a CDS encoding hypothetical protein (product_source=Hypo-rule applied; cath_funfam=3.30.1830.10; transmembrane_helix_parts=Inside_1_6,TMhelix_7_29,Outside_30_115,TMhelix_116_138,Inside_139_187) yields MKTIYFTLIFFFFLSLANAQSIKPYIAILKTQNGKYKGILYKVDSANAILNHDGEFIKVPINEIKTVQIRTIKQGYEGMSFIKIGEDRAEEYKMNSAGKMVDKWGKEEPGLKEDAAATAFSVVFTALANAIALPIHAINPNLARFNFNEIDMNKLNELSYYSIYYQANPNVMAELHQLKNISASFKP; encoded by the coding sequence ATGAAAACCATCTATTTTACGCTCATTTTTTTCTTTTTCCTAAGCTTAGCAAATGCTCAAAGTATAAAACCCTACATCGCCATTCTTAAAACCCAAAATGGTAAATACAAAGGGATTTTATACAAAGTAGATTCAGCAAATGCGATTCTGAATCATGATGGCGAATTTATTAAGGTTCCCATTAATGAAATTAAAACTGTACAGATCAGAACGATTAAACAGGGCTATGAAGGAATGAGTTTTATAAAAATAGGTGAAGATCGGGCTGAAGAGTATAAAATGAATTCAGCTGGTAAAATGGTTGATAAATGGGGCAAGGAAGAGCCGGGTCTAAAGGAAGACGCGGCGGCAACTGCATTCTCTGTGGTTTTTACCGCACTTGCCAATGCTATCGCACTGCCTATCCATGCGATTAATCCGAATCTGGCACGTTTTAACTTTAATGAAATAGATATGAATAAGTTAAACGAACTCAGTTATTATTCTATTTACTATCAGGCCAATCCAAATGTGATGGCCGAATTACATCAGTTAAAAAACATTTCGGCTTCATTTAAACCCTAG